From the genome of Arthrobacter sp. ERGS1:01:
GCAGATGGTGGAGACGCTGAAGAAGTCGGTGGCCGACGACGGCCGCATCCACACCACCTACGCCCAGAACGTGGCCGCCACGGGCCGGCTGTCCTCCAACAACCCGAACCTGCAGAACATCCCGATCCGCAGCGAGGAGGGCCGGCGCGTCCGCGACATGTTCGTGGTCACGGAAGGCTACGAATGCCTGCTCGCCGCCGACTACTCGCAGATCGAGATGCGCATCATGGCGCACCTCTCCGGCGACGCCGGACTCATCCAGGCCTACGCCGAGGGCGAGGACCTGCACCGCTACGTGGGCTCCCACGTGTTCGGCGTGGCCCCGGAAGAGGTCACCTCGGCCATGCGCTCCAAGGTCAAGGCGATGTCCTACGGCCTGGCATACGGGCTGACGAGCTTCGGCCTGTCCAAGCAGCTGGAAATCTCCGTGGACGAGGCCCGCACCCTGGTCAAGGACTACTTCGACAGGTTCGGCGGGGTCCGCGACTACCTGCGCGGCGTGGTCGACCAGGCCCGCATCGACGGCTACACCTCCACGATCGAGGGCCGCCGCCGCTACCTGCCGGACCTCGCCAGCACCGACCGGCAACTGCGCGAACTGGCCGAACGCGTTGCCCTGAACTCACCCATCCAGGGCTCCGCGGCCGACATCATCAAGCACGCCATGCTTGGGGTTGCCGGCGAACTGGACGCCCAGGGCCTGAAGTCCCGGATGCTCCTGCAGGTCCATGACGAACTCGTCCTCGAAGTGTGGCCGGGGGAGCGCGACGCCGTCGAGGCCCTCGTCATCGCCCAGATGGGTGCCGCCGCGGACCTGCTGGTGCCCCTGGAGGTCCAGGTGGGCGTCGGTTCCAGCTGGAACGACGCCGGCCACTAAATCTGCTTTGTGACGGGATCCGGCAGCACCTTGCCGGATCCCGGTAGGGTGTTGCCAAGGTTTCTTTGGACCCGATTTAATGCTGGGTCCGATGTAGCTGCAGTGCCGAATGCTCCCACCCAGCAAAGGAAGTACCAGTGTCGCCGAGCAACGAAGAAGTGGCCTTTCCCTATGAGCTGCGCACCTTCCCCGTGCGCCTCGTGGACGGGGAGGTGTCCGGGGAAGTCGTCCAATGGTCCGAGGCAGTGGCGGCGGGCTTCTACGGTGACGCCGTCGGCGCCGAGGAGGCCAAGAAGTACGCCGAGTTCGAGCAGCTGGACGGGCGCATGGCCATGGGCGCATACCTGTCCAACGGGGAAACCCCGGCGGGTGCCTGGGGAGCCGGCTATCCGGTTGCCACCTACGCGTACCACCGCAAGGACCTCAACGTCGGCGGCGGCCAACTCCTGCCGGTCCACCAGATCACCGCGGTCACGGTCCGGCCCAGCCACCGCCGCCGCGGACTGCTCCGCGCCATGATCACCGCGGACCTGGCCCGCGCCAAGGCCGACGGCCTGCCCATGGCCGCGCTGACGGCGTCGGAAGCGGTCATCTACGGACGCTTCGGCTTCGGCGTGGCAACCCACAACTGCGTGGTGGAGGTTTCCACCCGCGGCGGGCTGGCCTTCCACAACCCGGAGGCGGCATCCCGCGGCGTCGTGGAGGTGGCCGACGCCTTGGTGGTCAAGGATCTGCACAATGCGCTGTTTGCCCGCGTCCACGCGGCCACCTACGGTTCGATCGGCCGGCACGAGATGTACCGGCTGTCGGCCTCCGGGCAAGGCAACTACGGCCAGATGACGCCGGTCAAGAACGTCCGCGCGGCGCTGCACTACGGGGATGACGGCGAAGTGGACGGCTATGTCACCTACAAGCCCGGCGAGCCCGCCATCCAGATCGTGGACTTCCTCGCCGCCACCAACGACGCCTATCTGGCGTTGTGGAACTTCCTGGGCTCGCTGGACCTCATCGCCAGCGTCACCTGGAAAATGGCACCCGAAGTGGACCTGCTCGAATGGGCCATGGTGGCCAAGCGTGACTACAAGCGCACGGAGACCGAGGACCACCTGTGGCTGCGCATCCTCGACACCGAGGCGGCCCTCTCCGGCCGGCACTATGCGGCCGACGGCGTCGTCACGATTGCGGTCACCGACCCCCTGGGGCATGCCGCGGGAACATTCCGCGTGGAGGCGGCAGGCGGAGCCGCCACCGTTACCCGGAGCGCGGACGGAGACGCGGTTGACCTCACCCTGGGTGTCAGCGAGCTCTCCAGCACGTACTTGGGCGGCGTCAGCGCCCGGACGCTCGCCGCGGCTGGGCGGCTCACCGAGAACGCCCCCGGCGGCATTGAGCGCTTCGACGCCGTTTTCGCCTCCCCGGTGTCGGCCCACAGCCTCACCAACTTCTAGGCGGCGCCGCGCTTTTGCCGCTCGTCGGCGCTTTGCGGGCTTGTAGGGGGTTTCTAAACTCCCTACAAGCCCGGAAAGCGCCGATTTGGCGTTAAGGCGCGTATGTAGGCCTCGTCCGGCGCGTCCTCCACAAACGGGGGCGGCGCCCGCGGTGTCCACAGTTTGCCGCGCACCCCGGCCACGGCCGCCGGAGTCGCGCCACGATGGAGCATGAACAACCATCAACTTGCGCTCCAGATCGCATCAAGGTGGCCCACAACGTCCGTCCGCGGTGTAGCCACCAGCGGCATGCTGGCCGCATCCGGCCTCACGAACAAGGTGCTCACAGCAGCGATCCGGAACGGAATCATCGTCCGCCTGCACCGGGGCGCGTACATCGAGGCGGGGCCGTGGGCGGCATTGCCGCCGTGGGGCCGGGACGACGTGACGCTGATCGGACACGTCCTCGCGGCGCACAGTGCCGGCATCTACAGCCATTCAAGTGCCGCGCGGCTGCTTGGATTCAGGACATGGGGCTGCGGGAGCACGGTCCACCTGACCCACGCCTACCCGCCGGGCACCTCCGCCCGGGCCGGTGCCGTAGCCCTGCACCAACAAATGCTCGACGCCGGCCAGGTGGTGATGGTGCGGGTGGGGCCATTGCGCGTACCGGTGACCTCGGCGGCGCAGACCGTCCTGGACTGTGCCCGGCTCTTCGACCTGGAGCGTGCCGTCATCATCGGCGACCACGCCGTGCGGTCCGGGGTGAGCGTGGGGGAGCTGGGTGAGCTCCTCGAAGCCAGCGACGTAAAACGCGGTGCCGCCCGCGCCCGGACGCTGCTGGACCGCCTTGATCCGCGCAGCGAATCGGCCGGAGAATCACGGACCCGCGTCTTCCTGACGGCGGCCGGGCTGCCCATGCCCGAACTGCAGGTGGAGATCCCCACCCGCCACGGCACGCACCGGGTCGACTTTGCATGGCGGCGGTATCGGCTGATCCTGGAATTTGACGGTTGGGGCAAGTACTTCGACTACCGGCCCACCGATGTGGCGATTGCCGAGGAACGCCAACGGGAAAAGGACCTCATGGAGTTGGGCTGGCACTTCATCCGGATCAGCTGGGCCGACCTCGACGATCCAGTCATCCTGGAGCAACGCATCCACGCCGCATTGCTGCGGGCCGGTGCCGCCCTTCCCCTCCGCCGCACGGCGCTCTTCGCCTAACGGCGCACAACTCCCAATTGGGCGCTTTCCGGGCTTATAGGGGGTTGGGAAACCCCCTATAAGCCCGGAAACCGCCGACAAGCGGGGAAGGCGCCGTTTAGGCGGCCGGCCGCAACCCAGGCACCCCGGCAGCTGAGCCAGAGCGTGGCCGTGGCGGCGGTGGCGTTGACCACCAGGAGTGAGATCAGCACCAGCAGTTGGATGAGTCCGGCATCCAGCGGTGCGGCCCCGCCAAGAATCATGCCCACAAAAGCACCCGGCAGCGTCACGAGCCCGGCCGTGCGGGTTTGGTCCACGGAAGGCAGCACGGCCTCCCCGGCCACGCCCCGGCCCACCATCAGCCGGGCGGCGGGCCACTGGAAACCAAGGGCCACTGCGGCCTCCACCTCGCCGCGGCGCAGCACCAACTCGTCCCGGATGCGCCGCCCGCTGAGCGTCACCGTGGACATGGCGCCGCCAATCTGCTGGCCCATCACGGCAATGATTGCCAGTGCGCTGAAGGGCAGCACGCCGGCCGCGAACATCAGCGCGGCCACGGGGATCACGCCGGCCGCCAGCGGTATGGCGGCAACCCACCACCTTCCCTCCGGAGCCACCCGGTGCCCGGAGGTCCACACGCCGACCACGAACATGAGCGCAACAAACGCGAAGGCCCAGGCGCCCCGGTCCGCCAGCCAGGCAATGACCAGGGCGACGGCGGCCAACTGGAGGAGTGCGCGAACCCCCGCCACCAGCATCTGCAGGGGTGGACGGCCCAGCGCGGTGCGCCACAGCACGGCGGCCAGCACCAGCAGTACCGCCAGCAATACCCAGGCATTGGGGCCCAGGACGAGCAGGGTTGAGTTGTCCACAAACGCCATTATCGCCGTCGTTCACAGCTTTTGCGCTCCTTGGCGCAAGCAACTAGACTAAATGGGCATGTCATGCGTGGATTTGGGCGGCTACAGCCGGTCAATCCCGGGTGAGGCGTGTGCACCATTCGCAGGAACCCCTGCAACCATAATAATTCCGGGCCCAGCCCGGCGGCAGGCAATTGATTTGCCCGCTGCCTTGGGTCCGGCGAATCCAACTATCCACATCGGAGCCCCTACTACATGACCATCACGACCCCCGAGAAGACTAGTACCACTCCTGTTGTTGCCATCAACGACATTGGTACTGCTGAAGAATTCCTCGCCGCAGTCGACGCAACCATCAAGTACTTCAACGACGGCGACCTCGTCGAAGGTGTAGTTGTCAAGGTTGACCGCGACGAAGTTCTGCTCGACATCGGTTACAAGACCGAAGGCGTCATCCCCTCCCGCGAGCTGTCCATCAAGCACGACGTTGATCCCGGTGACGTTGTCGCCGTTGGCGATCAGGTCGAAGCCCTGGTCCTCACGAAGGAAGACAAAGAAGGCCGTCTCATCCTCTCCAAGAAGCGCGCGCAGTACGAGCGTGCCTGGGGCGACATCGAGAAGGTCAAGGAAGAAGACGGCGTCGTTACCGGTACCGTCATCGAGGTGGTCAAGGGTGGTCTTATCCTCGACATCGGCCTGCGCGGCTTCCTGCCCGCATCGCTGGTCGAGATGCGCCGCGTGCGCGACCTGGCTCCCTACATCGGTCAGCAGATCGAAGCCAAGATCATCGAGCTGGACAAGAACCGCAACAACGTGGTCCTGTCCCGCCGTGCCTGGCTCGAGCAGACCCAGTCCGAGGTTCGCTCCACGTTCCTCAACAAGCTGGAAAAGGGCCAGGTTCGTCCCGGCGTTGTTTCCTCCATCGTCAACTTCGGTGCATTCGTGGACCTTGGCGGCGTAGACGGCCTCGTGCACGTTTCCGAGCTGTCCTGGAAGCACATCGACCACCCCTCCGAGGTTGTCGAAGTTGGCCAGGAAGTCACCGTCGAGGTTCTCGAAGTGGATCTGGACCGCGAGCGTGTATCGCTCTCGCTCAAGGCTACGCAGGAAGACCCGTGGCAGACCTTCGCCCGCACCCACGCCCTCGGGCAGGTTGTTCCGGGTAAGGTCACCAAGCTGGTTCCGTTCGGTGCGTTCGTTCGCGTCGAAGACGGCATCGAAGGCCTGGTCCACATCTCCGAGCTGGCCGTGCGCCACGTGGAGCTGGCCGAGCAGGTTGTCTCCGTTGGCGACGAACTGTTCGTCAAGGTCATCGACATCGACCTGGAACGCCGCCGCATCTCGCTGTCCCTCAAGCAGGCCAACGAGGGTGTCGACGTCGACTCCACCGAGTTCGACCCGGCCCTCTACGGCATGGTTGCCGAGTACGACGAAGAGGGCAACTACAAGTACCCCGAGGGCTTCGACCCCGAGTCGAACGAATGGCTCGAGGGCTACGAGAACCAGCGCGCAGTGTGGGAGCAGCAGTACGCTGACGCCCAGGCTCGCTGGGAGTCCCACAAGAAGCAGGTTGCTCAGCACGCCGCTGAAGACGCAGCCGCTGACGGCGCCGGCGAGGGTGGCGAGTCCGCAGGGACTTCCTACTCCTCCGAGCCTGCAGCAACGGATGCCGGTGCAGGCACCCTGGCTTCCGACGAGGCCCTTGCCGCTCTGCGCGAAAAGCTGACCGGAAACTAATTCCGAAAAGCACCATCACGTAAGTGACTAAAAGCGGGCCCCCACTGAAAAGTGGGGGCCCGCTTTGGCGTTTCCGGCGCCCACCGGACGGTGGTTGCGGCAGGGCGGCTACAGCGGGGCGTCCACCCAGTCGGTCCCCACGCCGGTCAGCACGGCCCGCCCCGCCGTGAGGGACGCCAACCGGGCCACGGCAGCCGCGATCACGGCGTCGTCGTCGGCCATGGCAAGCCCAACCAGGGTCTCGGCGGCACCGTAACTGTTGCCGGTCATGACGTAGCCGGCGGCGCGGAGTTCATTCTCCAGGCGGCCGGCATCGGCGTGCGGCACGGCCACGGTGAACAGTCCCAGCCGCTCCCTGCGCACCATGGGGGCCAGTTCCAGCGCCGAGCTGACGGACTCCGAGTAGGCGCGCACCAGCCCGCCGGCGCCGAGCAGGACCCCGCCAAAATAACGTACGACGACGGCGCACACGTCACTGAGGTCGGCCGCCGGACGGGTGCCGGGCCGGGTTTCACGCTTCAGGAGGGCGTCGAGCATGGGAGTGCCCGCCGTCCCCGACGGCTCGCCGTCGTCATTGGAACGCTGGGCCGAACGGTCGGGTCCCAGCACGAACGCCGAACAGTGGTGCCGGGCGTCGTAG
Proteins encoded in this window:
- a CDS encoding IMPACT family protein; the protein is MNLPSAPPAASTGPATYTALAPGPDFRHELVIKRSRFITVLRRVGDEPSARALLGSLRKEFYDARHHCSAFVLGPDRSAQRSNDDGEPSGTAGTPMLDALLKRETRPGTRPAADLSDVCAVVVRYFGGVLLGAGGLVRAYSESVSSALELAPMVRRERLGLFTVAVPHADAGRLENELRAAGYVMTGNSYGAAETLVGLAMADDDAVIAAAVARLASLTAGRAVLTGVGTDWVDAPL
- the rpsA gene encoding 30S ribosomal protein S1 produces the protein MTITTPEKTSTTPVVAINDIGTAEEFLAAVDATIKYFNDGDLVEGVVVKVDRDEVLLDIGYKTEGVIPSRELSIKHDVDPGDVVAVGDQVEALVLTKEDKEGRLILSKKRAQYERAWGDIEKVKEEDGVVTGTVIEVVKGGLILDIGLRGFLPASLVEMRRVRDLAPYIGQQIEAKIIELDKNRNNVVLSRRAWLEQTQSEVRSTFLNKLEKGQVRPGVVSSIVNFGAFVDLGGVDGLVHVSELSWKHIDHPSEVVEVGQEVTVEVLEVDLDRERVSLSLKATQEDPWQTFARTHALGQVVPGKVTKLVPFGAFVRVEDGIEGLVHISELAVRHVELAEQVVSVGDELFVKVIDIDLERRRISLSLKQANEGVDVDSTEFDPALYGMVAEYDEEGNYKYPEGFDPESNEWLEGYENQRAVWEQQYADAQARWESHKKQVAQHAAEDAAADGAGEGGESAGTSYSSEPAATDAGAGTLASDEALAALREKLTGN
- a CDS encoding GNAT family N-acetyltransferase, which produces MSPSNEEVAFPYELRTFPVRLVDGEVSGEVVQWSEAVAAGFYGDAVGAEEAKKYAEFEQLDGRMAMGAYLSNGETPAGAWGAGYPVATYAYHRKDLNVGGGQLLPVHQITAVTVRPSHRRRGLLRAMITADLARAKADGLPMAALTASEAVIYGRFGFGVATHNCVVEVSTRGGLAFHNPEAASRGVVEVADALVVKDLHNALFARVHAATYGSIGRHEMYRLSASGQGNYGQMTPVKNVRAALHYGDDGEVDGYVTYKPGEPAIQIVDFLAATNDAYLALWNFLGSLDLIASVTWKMAPEVDLLEWAMVAKRDYKRTETEDHLWLRILDTEAALSGRHYAADGVVTIAVTDPLGHAAGTFRVEAAGGAATVTRSADGDAVDLTLGVSELSSTYLGGVSARTLAAAGRLTENAPGGIERFDAVFASPVSAHSLTNF
- a CDS encoding ABC transporter permease, translated to MDNSTLLVLGPNAWVLLAVLLVLAAVLWRTALGRPPLQMLVAGVRALLQLAAVALVIAWLADRGAWAFAFVALMFVVGVWTSGHRVAPEGRWWVAAIPLAAGVIPVAALMFAAGVLPFSALAIIAVMGQQIGGAMSTVTLSGRRIRDELVLRRGEVEAAVALGFQWPAARLMVGRGVAGEAVLPSVDQTRTAGLVTLPGAFVGMILGGAAPLDAGLIQLLVLISLLVVNATAATATLWLSCRGAWVAAGRLNGAFPACRRFPGL
- a CDS encoding type IV toxin-antitoxin system AbiEi family antitoxin domain-containing protein, encoding MNNHQLALQIASRWPTTSVRGVATSGMLAASGLTNKVLTAAIRNGIIVRLHRGAYIEAGPWAALPPWGRDDVTLIGHVLAAHSAGIYSHSSAARLLGFRTWGCGSTVHLTHAYPPGTSARAGAVALHQQMLDAGQVVMVRVGPLRVPVTSAAQTVLDCARLFDLERAVIIGDHAVRSGVSVGELGELLEASDVKRGAARARTLLDRLDPRSESAGESRTRVFLTAAGLPMPELQVEIPTRHGTHRVDFAWRRYRLILEFDGWGKYFDYRPTDVAIAEERQREKDLMELGWHFIRISWADLDDPVILEQRIHAALLRAGAALPLRRTALFA